The following nucleotide sequence is from Patescibacteria group bacterium.
CCCTCGGCTAAAGTTTTTACCCGGCCATGATATTTATAACCGCCGCGGTCAAAAACAACTTGTTTTATTTTTTTATCCGCCGCTTTTTTGGCAATTAATTTGCCCAACTCAAAGCTAACATCCTTTTTGGAATCGCCGCCTTTATTTTTTGCCGCTTCTTTGCTGTGGGCGCTGGCCAAAGTCTTCCCCGCTTCATCATCAATCAGCTGGACATACATCCCGCGATTTGATCTAAAAACGCTCAAACGAGGCCTTTTTTTTGTGCCGGCTACCCTGGATCTGATTCTGGCCCGCCTGACAGCGCGGTTTATATTTTTTTTCCTATTTTTATCCATAAAATTATTCTTTAGATGCCGTCTTTCCGGCTTTTCTCCTTATAACCTCGCCGCTATACTTAATGCCCTTGGCTTTGTAGGGGTCGGGAATTCTGAATTTTTTTATTTTTGCGGCGGTCTCCCCCACTAATTTCTTTTCCAAACCCTTCAAGGTAATAACATTTTCTTCCACGCTTGCCGTTACTCCTTCCGGAAGATTGTATTCAATCGGATGGGAAAAACCCAAGTTAAGAACCAACTTGTTCCCGCTTACAGCCGCGCGATAACCGACGCCGCTTATTTCTAATTTTTTTTCAAAGCCCTCATTAACGCCGATTACCAGATTGTTAATCAAACTCCGGTATAACCCCCACAAAGATTTTTCCCTTTTTTCTTGCGGATTTTTAACGCTTACTTTTATTTCTCTATCTCCTATTTCCACCTTTGCTAAATCATTCAGCTTTTCCCTTATTTCCCCTTTGGGGCCTTTGACAATAATAAAACCTTTCTCAATTTTAGCTTGAGTTCCGGCTGGCAATTCAATTGGCAATTTTCCTAAACGTGACATAGATGATACACAAAGTTAATTTCAGCACAGATCACAGATAAACGATTATCATAAAGAAAAACACTTATCTGTGATCTGTGTCGTTAATATATTTCGCAAATAACTTCTCCGCCAACGCCTTTTTTCTTGGCTTCTTTGTTGGTCATAAGGCCCTGCGGCGTAGAAATTATAGCTATTCCCAAATTATTTAAAACTTTCGGCAACCGGTCTTTTTTGGCATAAATCCGCAAACTGGGTTTGCTCACCCGCTTTAGGCAGCTTATGGCCGGCCGGCCGCTCTTCTTATACTTTAAAACAATCCTTAATTGGTCAAAAACACAGCCGCTGTCTTTTTGATTTTTGGGAAAACCCCCTCTTATCATTTCCACTTCTCCCACCCAGCCCTCTTTTTCTAAAATTTTAGCGACTCCCAGCTTCATCTTGCTCATAGGCAAAATCACCTCGCTCTTCCTTACGGCTGAAGCGTTTCTTATTCTTGTTATCATGTCGGCGATTGAATCTACCATAAAAATAAATATAAAAATATAAAAATAAAATAATATAAAAATATAAAAATAAAATAATATAAAAAATGACGCAATATATTTTTGATTTTTTATTTTTTATTTCTACCCCACTTTAGTGGGAGTTAAAATGTTTGAATTCATCTTCTTAACTCTGACTC
It contains:
- the rplR gene encoding 50S ribosomal protein L18; translation: MDKNRKKNINRAVRRARIRSRVAGTKKRPRLSVFRSNRGMYVQLIDDEAGKTLASAHSKEAAKNKGGDSKKDVSFELGKLIAKKAADKKIKQVVFDRGGYKYHGRVKTLAEGAKEGGLKF
- the rplF gene encoding 50S ribosomal protein L6 codes for the protein MSRLGKLPIELPAGTQAKIEKGFIIVKGPKGEIREKLNDLAKVEIGDREIKVSVKNPQEKREKSLWGLYRSLINNLVIGVNEGFEKKLEISGVGYRAAVSGNKLVLNLGFSHPIEYNLPEGVTASVEENVITLKGLEKKLVGETAAKIKKFRIPDPYKAKGIKYSGEVIRRKAGKTASKE
- the rpsH gene encoding 30S ribosomal protein S8; translated protein: MFMVDSIADMITRIRNASAVRKSEVILPMSKMKLGVAKILEKEGWVGEVEMIRGGFPKNQKDSGCVFDQLRIVLKYKKSGRPAISCLKRVSKPSLRIYAKKDRLPKVLNNLGIAIISTPQGLMTNKEAKKKGVGGEVICEIY